The Myxococcaceae bacterium JPH2 genome has a window encoding:
- a CDS encoding RNA methyltransferase has protein sequence MAERLLLFATTARGTEDLLAAELKDLGAKRIRQDRGGVRFLASLDEALQVCLWSRIAMRVLYPLGEFNAPGADGLYEAAASVAWEEHLTTNHTFAVDATLKDTTHAHSGFVALKVKDAIVDRLREKLGARPDVNTRDPDVSVVAHLVRDKLSLSLDLCGDPLHRRGYRVRPTAAPMKETLAAAILRAASYTGEEAVVDPMCGSGTLLIEAGLIARRRAPGIARSFAVERWPGIGPRARELLTDMRADARRNERKVEVPLLGFDKSDEALEAASRNVKAAKLFEEIRLAEGDATHSLPIPEGGGLLVTNPPYGDRLGSGGQKGMKTFYFKLGESLRSLQGWRLWVLSGNPAFESAFHLRPIARRELWNGPIECELLGYRAQGPQWAMERDESRSHTSPTRGPVTRPARSEAALGPAHEPSDVAPMRPQHEGEEDA, from the coding sequence ATGGCTGAACGCCTTCTCCTTTTCGCCACCACCGCCCGCGGTACCGAGGACCTGCTCGCCGCCGAGCTGAAAGACCTCGGCGCGAAGCGCATCCGTCAGGACCGCGGCGGGGTCCGCTTCCTCGCGTCCCTCGACGAGGCGCTGCAAGTCTGCCTGTGGTCGCGCATCGCCATGCGAGTCCTCTACCCGCTGGGAGAGTTCAACGCTCCGGGCGCGGACGGGCTCTACGAAGCTGCCGCGAGCGTGGCCTGGGAGGAGCACCTCACCACGAACCACACCTTCGCCGTGGACGCCACGCTGAAGGACACCACGCACGCGCACTCGGGCTTCGTGGCGCTCAAGGTCAAGGACGCCATCGTGGACCGCCTGCGCGAGAAGCTCGGGGCCCGTCCCGACGTGAACACGCGCGACCCGGACGTGAGCGTGGTGGCGCACCTCGTCCGAGACAAGCTGTCGCTCTCCCTCGACCTCTGCGGCGATCCCCTCCACCGCCGGGGCTATCGCGTGCGGCCCACCGCCGCGCCCATGAAGGAGACCCTCGCAGCCGCCATCCTGCGCGCGGCCAGCTACACGGGCGAAGAGGCCGTGGTGGATCCCATGTGCGGCTCGGGCACGCTGCTGATTGAAGCGGGCCTCATCGCACGCCGCCGAGCCCCAGGCATCGCGCGCAGCTTCGCCGTCGAGCGCTGGCCCGGAATCGGCCCCCGAGCGCGCGAGCTGCTCACCGACATGCGCGCGGACGCCCGCCGCAACGAGCGCAAGGTCGAGGTCCCCCTCCTGGGCTTCGACAAGAGCGATGAGGCCCTGGAGGCCGCCAGCCGCAACGTCAAGGCCGCGAAGCTCTTCGAGGAGATTCGCCTGGCCGAGGGCGACGCCACCCATTCCCTTCCCATTCCCGAGGGAGGCGGCCTGCTCGTCACCAACCCGCCGTACGGAGACCGACTGGGCTCCGGCGGACAGAAGGGCATGAAGACCTTCTACTTCAAGCTCGGCGAGTCCCTCCGCTCGCTCCAGGGCTGGCGCCTGTGGGTCCTCTCGGGCAACCCCGCGTTCGAGAGCGCGTTCCACCTGCGCCCCATCGCACGCCGAGAGCTGTGGAATGGACCCATCGAGTGCGAGCTGCTCGGCTATCGCGCCCAGGGACCGCAGTGGGCCATGGAGCGGGACGAGTCGCGCTCGCACACGAGCCCCACGAGGGGCCCGGTGACGCGGCCCGCGCGCTCAGAAGCGGCGCTCGGTCCGGCGCATGAGCCGTCCGATGTTGCTCCGATGCGTCCACAGCATGAGGGTGAAGAGGACGCCTGA
- a CDS encoding glycerol-3-phosphate acyltransferase: MTLALVLLGYLAGSIPFGVLLTRWFRGVDVRDSGSGNIGATNVTRVAGKKLGLVVLLLDAIKGALPVVLALALVPGEPLVHAGVGLAAVLGHVYPVWLKLRGGKGVATALGVLCVLIPTAALAGAAVYVLVVAKWRVSSLGSLTAGIVAILTAVFTARAQEYAILSGVLFTLMLWTHRSNIGRLMRRTERRF; encoded by the coding sequence GTGACTCTCGCGCTCGTCCTGCTGGGCTACCTCGCCGGCTCCATTCCTTTTGGCGTGCTGCTCACGCGCTGGTTTCGCGGCGTGGACGTGCGCGACAGCGGGAGCGGCAACATCGGGGCTACCAACGTCACTCGCGTGGCTGGCAAGAAGCTGGGCCTGGTGGTGCTGCTGCTCGACGCAATCAAGGGGGCGCTGCCCGTGGTGCTCGCGCTGGCCCTTGTGCCGGGCGAGCCGCTCGTGCACGCGGGCGTGGGGTTGGCCGCGGTGCTCGGCCATGTCTATCCCGTGTGGCTCAAGCTGCGCGGCGGGAAGGGCGTGGCCACCGCGCTCGGCGTGTTGTGTGTGCTGATTCCGACCGCGGCGCTCGCGGGCGCGGCCGTCTACGTGCTTGTCGTCGCGAAGTGGCGAGTCAGCTCTCTGGGCTCGCTCACCGCGGGCATCGTCGCCATCCTGACGGCGGTGTTCACCGCGCGCGCTCAGGAGTACGCCATCCTGTCAGGCGTCCTCTTCACCCTCATGCTGTGGACGCATCGGAGCAACATCGGACGGCTCATGCGCCGGACCGAGCGCCGCTTCTGA
- a CDS encoding DUF4920 domain-containing protein: MRTLRTALLALAVVPLVALAEDKAPAKAASAEQDCHHPAQAAAAPAPAPAAAGWTLTRGEALKGAPVVKLADLLAKPQAHDGKTVRVEGLVRKACERKGCWMELASANDKNPGVRVTFKDYGFFVPLDSAGSQARVEGVVKVAELTDARAKHYEEEGAVVPRGADGKPREIQLVATGVELRR, encoded by the coding sequence ATGAGAACGCTCCGCACTGCCCTGCTGGCCCTGGCCGTGGTCCCCCTGGTCGCGCTCGCGGAAGACAAGGCGCCCGCCAAGGCCGCCTCCGCCGAGCAAGACTGCCACCACCCCGCGCAAGCAGCCGCGGCCCCTGCCCCCGCTCCGGCGGCGGCAGGCTGGACGCTCACCCGTGGCGAGGCCCTCAAGGGCGCGCCGGTCGTGAAGCTGGCGGACCTGCTCGCCAAGCCCCAGGCCCATGACGGGAAGACCGTCCGCGTCGAGGGGCTCGTCCGCAAGGCGTGCGAGCGCAAGGGCTGCTGGATGGAGCTGGCCTCCGCGAACGACAAGAACCCGGGCGTGCGGGTGACCTTCAAGGACTACGGCTTCTTCGTTCCGCTGGACTCGGCGGGCTCGCAGGCGCGCGTGGAGGGCGTGGTGAAGGTGGCGGAACTCACCGACGCTCGCGCGAAGCACTACGAAGAGGAAGGCGCGGTCGTCCCGCGCGGCGCGGACGGCAAGCCCCGCGAAATCCAGCTCGTGGCGACGGGCGTCGAGCTGCGCCGGTAA
- a CDS encoding DNA translocase FtsK 4TM domain-containing protein: MTAAKKGGRAEKAVLSRQEIATRKRALQDKRMKASGGGSPARRALVGVVLLTGSLLSLLSVATFDAHDRVGPGFRNAVGPMGHLIAETLRGMLGVCAYLVPLAGLYAAVVLFVGNRDRKRLPQIISLALLTCSVAVLAQLLFAKDPGWAHPPGGALGAGLGGVMEGLFSTVGTVIIVTAVSAAALIVGTQYTFFKLCSLVWAGMSVLGRRIAESSHTFWEAQKVAYKERQERVAQEKLEEAAFLAQIEADEEELAEAERLVEEAEAAEAEAMAEEAVRLARQSEKEQAAAAKQALKEGRERAKLEKKLGRGEDSPEETDAELSTPPVETRPVEKRPAPGADPAWAASFLAPQPNPVATDAGEPPRKGRKGPQIVTAPTAASTPPPAAPAPVAPMVAEPQLPQAAAPTAGAIVPAPKSELARMPLIVEPKAPPKPTAPRKNQDQFEFIGDRKSFSLPPLDVLECDKKERSALDKDAFLVTAEKLRAKLADFGIVGEVVEIRPGPVVTMYEFLPGPGIKVSKIAALQDDLAMAMEAMRVRIVAPIPGKGVVGIEVPNRDRETVFLKEIAEQDTFQKGTSKLTMCVGKDIEGMPYVFDLAKAPHLLIAGTTGSGKSVAVNSMIMSILLKATPEEVRFIMVDPKMLELSVYEGIPHLLLPVVTDPKKAALALRWAVEEMERRYQLLSEAGVRNIAGYNKLVESSASEVKAALSPEPAKKGKPKKMLVLDVEGAEQPVPAGISSEGMGVAAPREDEEDLREAVMSADPSEVDAEFEEDGALHVAPATDASAATPEKKELKKLPYIVVIIDELADLMMVASREVETYVARLAQMARAAGIHLMVATQRPSTDVVTGIIKANFPTRISFMLRSKPDSMTILGTVGAEALLGMGDMLIMPPTSAHLQRVHGAFVSENEIKKAVDHLRAQGKPVYDESILKPRDEDVEGGGEEDELSDELYDQALAAVSEMRSVSISMLQRKMRIGYNRAARMIERMERDGIVGAADGAKPREVLIRGLGDMPGAGAM; encoded by the coding sequence ATGACTGCGGCCAAGAAGGGCGGACGGGCGGAGAAGGCGGTCCTGTCCCGCCAGGAAATCGCGACGCGCAAACGCGCGCTGCAAGACAAGCGGATGAAGGCTTCCGGGGGCGGAAGTCCCGCCAGGCGCGCCCTGGTGGGAGTCGTCCTCCTGACCGGCTCGCTGCTCTCCCTCCTGTCGGTCGCGACGTTCGACGCGCACGACCGCGTGGGCCCCGGCTTCCGCAACGCGGTGGGCCCCATGGGGCACCTCATCGCCGAGACGCTCCGCGGGATGCTGGGCGTGTGCGCCTATCTGGTCCCCCTCGCCGGCCTCTACGCCGCCGTCGTGCTCTTCGTGGGCAATCGGGACCGCAAGCGGCTGCCGCAGATCATCTCGCTGGCACTGCTCACCTGCAGCGTGGCGGTGCTCGCGCAGCTCCTCTTCGCCAAGGACCCGGGCTGGGCGCATCCCCCGGGCGGAGCGCTGGGCGCGGGCCTGGGCGGCGTGATGGAGGGCCTCTTCTCCACCGTGGGCACCGTCATCATCGTGACGGCGGTGAGCGCCGCGGCCCTCATCGTCGGCACGCAGTACACGTTCTTCAAGCTGTGCTCGCTCGTGTGGGCCGGGATGAGCGTCCTCGGCCGCCGCATCGCCGAGTCCAGCCACACCTTCTGGGAGGCCCAGAAGGTTGCGTACAAGGAGCGCCAGGAGCGCGTGGCGCAGGAGAAGCTGGAGGAGGCGGCCTTCCTCGCGCAGATTGAAGCGGACGAAGAGGAACTCGCCGAGGCCGAGCGTCTGGTCGAAGAAGCAGAGGCCGCCGAGGCCGAGGCCATGGCCGAGGAGGCCGTGCGCCTCGCGCGTCAGTCCGAGAAGGAGCAGGCCGCCGCCGCGAAGCAGGCACTCAAGGAGGGCCGCGAGCGCGCCAAGCTGGAGAAGAAGCTCGGCCGAGGCGAGGACTCGCCCGAGGAGACGGACGCCGAGCTGTCCACGCCCCCGGTCGAGACCCGTCCGGTGGAGAAGCGCCCTGCCCCGGGTGCCGACCCCGCGTGGGCCGCGTCGTTCCTCGCGCCGCAGCCGAACCCCGTTGCGACCGACGCTGGCGAGCCGCCTCGCAAAGGCCGCAAGGGTCCGCAGATCGTCACCGCGCCCACGGCTGCTTCCACGCCGCCGCCTGCCGCCCCCGCGCCAGTCGCGCCCATGGTCGCGGAGCCGCAGCTGCCGCAGGCCGCCGCGCCCACGGCGGGAGCCATCGTGCCGGCGCCGAAGTCGGAGCTGGCGCGCATGCCGCTCATCGTGGAGCCCAAGGCCCCGCCCAAGCCCACGGCACCGCGCAAGAACCAGGATCAGTTCGAGTTCATCGGAGACCGCAAGAGCTTCTCGCTGCCGCCGCTCGACGTGCTCGAGTGCGACAAGAAGGAGCGCTCGGCGCTCGACAAGGACGCCTTCCTCGTCACGGCGGAGAAGCTGCGCGCGAAGCTGGCGGACTTCGGCATCGTGGGCGAGGTGGTGGAGATCCGCCCCGGCCCTGTCGTCACCATGTACGAGTTCCTCCCGGGCCCGGGCATCAAGGTCAGCAAGATCGCCGCGCTCCAGGACGACCTCGCCATGGCGATGGAGGCCATGCGCGTGCGCATCGTCGCGCCCATCCCCGGCAAGGGCGTGGTGGGCATCGAGGTCCCCAACCGCGACCGCGAGACGGTCTTCCTCAAGGAGATCGCCGAGCAGGACACCTTCCAGAAGGGGACGAGCAAGCTCACCATGTGCGTGGGCAAGGACATCGAGGGCATGCCCTACGTCTTCGACCTCGCGAAGGCGCCCCACCTGCTCATCGCAGGCACCACCGGCTCGGGTAAGTCCGTGGCGGTGAACTCCATGATCATGAGCATCCTCCTCAAGGCCACGCCCGAGGAGGTCCGCTTCATCATGGTGGACCCGAAGATGCTGGAGTTGTCCGTCTACGAGGGCATCCCGCACCTGCTCCTGCCCGTGGTGACGGATCCGAAGAAGGCGGCGCTCGCGCTGCGCTGGGCCGTGGAGGAGATGGAGCGCCGCTACCAGCTCCTGTCCGAGGCAGGCGTGCGCAACATCGCCGGCTACAACAAGCTGGTGGAGAGCAGCGCCTCGGAGGTGAAGGCCGCGCTCTCGCCCGAGCCCGCGAAGAAGGGCAAGCCCAAGAAGATGCTGGTGCTCGACGTGGAGGGCGCCGAGCAGCCCGTCCCCGCGGGCATCTCCAGCGAGGGAATGGGCGTGGCGGCACCGCGCGAGGATGAGGAAGATCTGCGCGAGGCGGTGATGTCCGCCGACCCGTCCGAGGTCGACGCGGAGTTCGAGGAGGACGGAGCGCTGCACGTCGCCCCCGCGACGGATGCCTCCGCTGCGACGCCGGAGAAGAAGGAGCTGAAGAAGCTGCCGTACATCGTGGTCATCATCGACGAGTTGGCGGACCTGATGATGGTCGCCAGCCGCGAGGTGGAGACCTACGTGGCGCGGCTCGCTCAGATGGCGCGCGCGGCCGGCATCCACCTGATGGTCGCCACCCAGCGCCCGTCCACGGACGTCGTCACCGGCATCATCAAGGCGAACTTCCCCACGCGCATCAGCTTCATGCTGCGCTCGAAGCCGGACTCGATGACGATTCTGGGTACGGTGGGCGCGGAGGCGCTGCTCGGCATGGGCGACATGCTCATCATGCCGCCCACGAGCGCGCACCTGCAGCGCGTGCACGGCGCCTTCGTGTCGGAGAACGAAATCAAGAAGGCGGTGGACCACCTCCGCGCGCAGGGCAAGCCCGTCTACGACGAGTCCATCCTCAAGCCGCGCGACGAGGACGTGGAGGGCGGAGGCGAGGAGGACGAGCTGTCCGACGAGCTCTACGACCAGGCGCTCGCGGCGGTCAGCGAGATGCGCTCGGTGTCCATCTCGATGCTCCAGCGAAAGATGCGCATCGGCTACAACCGAGCGGCGCGCATGATTGAGCGGATGGAGCGAGACGGAATCGTGGGGGCTGCGGACGGAGCCAAGCCGCGAGAGGTCCTCATCCGAGGCCTGGGAGACATGCCCGGCGCGGGAGCCATGTAG
- a CDS encoding radical SAM protein yields the protein MEGRYALIERVRLLLADEQGTLHKEAPYRVALCYPSPYHVGMSSLGYQAIYREIHSRPGATAERVFLPDDVEAFRRTRTPLFTWESQASVSEFPMLAFSVAYELELTGLFTMLELSGIPLLREQRGAHHSLVVAGGPLTFSNPDPLEPFVDVLVQGEADDLIHVLLDAAQSMEREPLLEFLARTPGFLVPGRGGARYHVAKATDARLPARTQIITPHTELRSMFLIEPERGCSRGCHYCVMRRTTNGGMRTVPPERVLSLIPDHARRVGLVGAAVTDHPKIVELLRTLADSGREVGVSSLRADRLTQELVDQLRRGGATNLTVAADGASQRMRDLVDRKHSEEQIVRAAQYARSAGMRQLKVYNVVGLPFEEDVDVDELIRFTTELSRILPVALGVAPFVAKRNTPLDGAPFAGVREVENRLERLRRGLRGRAEVRPTSARWAWVEYMLAQCGPEAGLAAMDAWRAGGSFAAWKKAFDARGCVPYLARRVEDGRRNPTKWPVVPSSGPPASAA from the coding sequence TTGGAGGGCCGCTACGCGCTGATTGAACGTGTCCGTTTGCTGCTCGCGGATGAGCAAGGCACGCTTCACAAGGAGGCGCCCTACCGGGTGGCTCTCTGCTACCCGAGCCCCTACCACGTGGGGATGAGCTCACTGGGCTACCAGGCGATCTACCGGGAGATTCATTCTCGGCCGGGCGCCACGGCTGAGCGGGTTTTCCTCCCTGATGATGTGGAGGCATTCCGCCGAACGCGAACGCCGCTGTTCACATGGGAGTCGCAGGCGTCAGTGTCGGAGTTCCCGATGCTGGCCTTCTCGGTCGCCTACGAACTGGAACTCACCGGCCTGTTCACGATGTTGGAGCTGTCGGGCATCCCCCTGCTCCGAGAGCAGCGAGGCGCCCACCATTCGCTGGTGGTCGCGGGCGGTCCTCTCACTTTCTCCAATCCGGATCCCCTCGAGCCCTTCGTCGATGTCCTGGTTCAGGGGGAGGCGGACGACCTCATCCATGTGCTGTTGGATGCGGCGCAGTCGATGGAGCGCGAGCCTCTGTTGGAGTTCTTGGCACGCACTCCCGGATTCCTCGTGCCTGGGCGAGGCGGTGCCCGGTATCACGTCGCGAAGGCGACGGATGCTCGGCTCCCCGCTCGTACGCAGATCATCACGCCCCATACCGAGCTGCGCTCGATGTTCCTCATCGAGCCAGAGCGGGGGTGTTCGCGCGGATGCCATTACTGCGTCATGCGGCGCACCACGAACGGCGGGATGCGAACAGTGCCTCCCGAGCGAGTGCTGTCGTTGATTCCCGACCATGCTCGGCGGGTGGGGCTCGTGGGCGCGGCGGTGACGGATCACCCGAAAATTGTCGAACTGCTGAGGACGCTCGCGGACTCGGGACGCGAAGTGGGTGTCTCGTCATTGCGTGCGGACCGGTTGACCCAGGAACTGGTGGACCAACTGCGTCGAGGTGGCGCGACGAACCTCACCGTTGCGGCGGATGGTGCGTCTCAGCGCATGCGGGACCTCGTGGACCGGAAGCACTCGGAGGAGCAGATCGTCCGGGCCGCTCAGTACGCTCGCTCGGCGGGCATGCGGCAGCTCAAGGTCTACAACGTTGTTGGTCTGCCTTTCGAAGAGGACGTCGATGTGGATGAGCTGATCCGTTTCACCACGGAGCTCTCCCGCATCCTTCCTGTGGCCTTGGGTGTGGCGCCCTTTGTCGCGAAGCGCAACACGCCCCTGGATGGAGCTCCCTTCGCGGGGGTGCGCGAGGTCGAGAATCGGCTGGAGCGCCTGCGGCGAGGCTTGCGAGGCCGGGCCGAGGTGCGGCCAACATCCGCTCGCTGGGCCTGGGTGGAGTACATGCTGGCCCAGTGCGGCCCCGAGGCGGGGCTCGCCGCGATGGATGCCTGGCGAGCAGGGGGGAGCTTCGCGGCCTGGAAGAAGGCCTTCGATGCGCGAGGCTGTGTCCCCTACCTTGCTCGGCGGGTGGAGGACGGACGGCGCAACCCGACGAAGTGGCCGGTCGTGCCTTCCTCTGGGCCGCCTGCGTCGGCCGCCTGA
- the gatC gene encoding Asp-tRNA(Asn)/Glu-tRNA(Gln) amidotransferase subunit GatC yields the protein MALTLEQVRHVATLARLTLTPEEEQRYATQLSAVLDAVAQLQSLDVSQVEPTSHATLASSLLREDVMRPSLPPEKALANAPASVGTCFSVPKILE from the coding sequence ATGGCCCTCACGCTCGAGCAGGTGCGCCACGTGGCCACGCTGGCGCGGCTCACGCTGACGCCGGAGGAGGAGCAGCGCTACGCCACGCAGCTGTCCGCCGTATTGGACGCGGTGGCGCAGTTGCAGTCGCTCGACGTGAGCCAGGTGGAGCCCACCTCGCATGCCACGCTCGCGTCCTCGCTCTTGCGCGAGGACGTGATGCGGCCGTCGCTGCCGCCCGAGAAGGCGCTGGCGAACGCGCCGGCGAGCGTGGGGACCTGCTTCTCCGTCCCGAAGATTCTGGAGTAG
- a CDS encoding zf-TFIIB domain-containing protein encodes MSNHLDKPSNTEDEYFAREEIEAKRKLALQQATALAARQREELKALHYMKCPKCGMDLQTLKQGNVELESCFNCHGVWLDAGELDQLIAQHGHEGSGKVMGAILNLFKKK; translated from the coding sequence ATGTCCAACCACCTGGACAAGCCGTCGAACACCGAAGACGAGTACTTCGCCCGCGAGGAGATCGAGGCCAAGCGCAAGCTGGCGCTCCAGCAGGCCACGGCGCTTGCCGCCCGTCAGCGCGAGGAACTCAAGGCGCTGCATTACATGAAGTGCCCCAAGTGCGGCATGGACCTGCAGACGCTGAAGCAGGGCAACGTGGAGCTGGAGAGCTGCTTCAACTGCCACGGCGTCTGGCTGGACGCGGGCGAGCTGGACCAGCTCATCGCGCAGCACGGGCACGAGGGAAGCGGCAAGGTGATGGGCGCCATCCTCAACCTCTTCAAGAAGAAGTAG
- a CDS encoding DUF2752 domain-containing protein: MKVTLSPPNRRFGNLDWIGLTGLLGLLIARYIPVAKLIPFWGCVLRQRTGWPCLGCGLTRVADRVAHLNFAGAWEANPLGTVCAVLFGLAAVAMVLHMAFKLPIPEVRLTEREWIAARIALPVVVLVNYAYVVVHTRFPHWLM; this comes from the coding sequence ATGAAGGTCACCCTGTCTCCTCCGAATCGGCGTTTCGGCAACCTGGACTGGATCGGTCTCACCGGTCTGCTGGGGCTGCTCATCGCCCGGTACATCCCGGTCGCGAAGCTCATTCCGTTCTGGGGCTGTGTGCTGCGGCAGCGGACCGGATGGCCCTGTCTGGGATGTGGGTTGACCCGGGTCGCGGACCGCGTGGCCCATCTCAATTTCGCCGGCGCGTGGGAGGCCAACCCACTCGGGACGGTGTGTGCCGTGCTGTTCGGGCTCGCGGCCGTGGCGATGGTGCTGCACATGGCCTTCAAGCTGCCCATCCCGGAGGTCCGACTGACCGAGCGCGAGTGGATCGCCGCGCGCATCGCGCTTCCCGTCGTCGTCCTCGTCAACTACGCGTATGTCGTGGTGCACACGCGCTTCCCCCACTGGTTGATGTAG